Proteins co-encoded in one Scyliorhinus torazame isolate Kashiwa2021f chromosome 31, sScyTor2.1, whole genome shotgun sequence genomic window:
- the LOC140404793 gene encoding transcription factor HES-4-B-like, which produces MKLAAESSDLKEMKKLLKPLVEKRRRDRMNRSLEQLKVFLTKHGQSESFRNGKMDKAEILEMTVQYLRNAALASSQEHHSPGTTRHNYEAGFKECLLQVNSFVRSCGRFSSQTKSGLMERLSVYVDQSKEERGSGRDHEGDTPSASNLELLRGGQLEAGTLDAAPVAGTTGRPMAIVPGFSSTSSPHHVSNLLATRPHPSHHRMDGVNFRAKDQELSDSGFAHIRHLPQKVTVLPKAAFTQGQQQHSGRMAVPHNVWRPWP; this is translated from the exons ATGAAGCTGGCGGCTGAATCGTCCGATTTGAAAGAGATGAAAAAG TTACTGAAACCTTTGGTGGAAAAGCGGAGGCGGGACCGGATGAACCGGAGTTTAGAGCAGCTGAAAGTTTTCCTAACGAAACACGGCCAGAGCGAG aGTTTCCGGAATGGGAAAATGGACAAAGCAGAAATCTTAGAAATGACGGTGCAGTATCTGAGAAACGCGGCGCTTGCGAGCAGTCAGG AGCATCACAGCCCCGGAACCACGCGGCACAACTACGAAGCTGGATTTAAGGAATGCCTCCTGCAGGTGAATAGCTTCGTCCGGAGCTGTGGCCGGTTCAGCTCGCAGACTAAGAGCGGCCTGATGGAGCGGCTGTCTGTCTATGTGGACCAATCTAAGGAGGAGAGGGGCAGTGGGCGAGACCATGAAGGTGACACCCCCTCGGcctcgaacctggagcttctgagAGGGGGGCAACTGGAGGCGGGGACCTTGGACGCGGCCCCGGTGGCCGGGACCACCGGCCGGCCCATGGCGATAGTCCCCGGGTTCAGCAGCACCTCCTCCCCACACCATGTGTCCAACCTTCTGGCCACCCGGCCGCACCCCTCGCACCACAGGATGGATGGGGTCAACTTCAGAGCGAAAGATCAGGAACTGAGTGACTCTGGCTTTGCACACATTCGGCACCTGCCCCAGAAAGTCACTGTGTTGCCGAAAGCCGCCTTCACACAGGGCCAGCAGCAGCATTCGGGCAGAATGGCCGTCCCACACAATGTCTGGAGACCCTGGCCCTAG